From Phoenix dactylifera cultivar Barhee BC4 unplaced genomic scaffold, palm_55x_up_171113_PBpolish2nd_filt_p 000972F, whole genome shotgun sequence, a single genomic window includes:
- the LOC103696114 gene encoding ABC transporter G family member 36-like isoform X4 has protein sequence MASLDAGDAFRAGSLRRNNSIWRSRDDIFSRSSQEEDDEAALKWAALEKLPTYDRLRRGILTLTEGEHKEIDIQSLGVQERKTLLERLVRVAEKDNEKFLLKLRDRIDRVGIELPTIEVRYENLNIQAEIHVGNRGLPTIWNSTINVLEALANKFHILPSRKRSLPILHDASGIIKPRRMTLLLGPPGSGKTTLLLALAGKLDSDLKVSGRVTYNGHGMDEFVPQRTAAYIGQHDLHIGEMTVRETLAFSARCQGVGARYEMLAELSRREKEANIMPDPDIDVFMKAATTGGQETSVVTDYMLKILGLEICADTMVGDEMRRGISGGQRKRVTTAEMLVGPARALFMDEISTGLDSSTTFQIVNSLRQSTHTLSGTALISLLQPAPETYELFDDIILLSDGQIVYQGPREHVLEFFESMGFKCPERKGVADFLQEVTSRKDQQQYWARPEEHYRYVPVREFAEAFQSFHVGRAIGNELSIPYDKSKSHPAALTTSQYGACKMELLKANLARELLLMKRNSFVYVFQATRVVIMALITMTTFLRTEMHHGSVADGGIYLGALFYGLVTIMFNGFAELAMTILKLPVFFRQRDLLFYPAWSYTLPTWILKIPITFIEVGIWVFATYYVIGFDPNVGRLFKQYLLLLAINQMASGLFRFIAALSRNMIVANTFGAFAVLVLMLLGGFILSRENVEKWWIWGYWISPMMYAQNAISVNEFLGKSWSHILPESKESLGVTILKSRGIFPEAKWYWIGFGALVGYMFLFNALCTVVLTYIKPFGKAQPGIPEETLKEKHANLTGEVLEPSSTSKSKSRTSSRSRNEVLNSNQNKKGMVLPFVPLSMTFENIRYYVDMPQEMKAGGATEDRLELLKGVSGSFRPGVLTALMGVSGAGKTTLMDVLAGRKTGGYIEGNITIAGYPKKQKTFARESGYCEQNDIHSPQVTVYESLVFSAWLRLPAEVYSTTKKMFIEEVMELVELTPLRDALVGLPGVNGLSTEQRKRLTIAVELVANPSIIFMDEPTTGLDARAAAIVMRTVRNTVDTGRTVVCTIHQPSIDIFEAFDELFLMKQGGEEIYVGPLGQHSCHLINYFEGIEGVSKIKDGYNPATWMLEMTTLVQEEMLGVNFREVYKNSKLHQRNKNLIKELSTPSPGSSDLYFPTRYSQSFFTQCMANLWKQHSSYWRNPSYTAVRLVFTTTIALLFGTIFWNLGTKRSTQQDLFNAMGSMYAAVLFIGVQNGSSVQPVVAVERTVFYRERAAGMYSALPYAFGQVAIEIPYIFIQTLIYAVIVYAMIGFEWTAAKFFWYVFFMYFTLLYFTFYGMMAVGLTPNHNIAAIVSSAFYVLWNLFSGFIIPRPRIPVWWRWYYWACPVSWTLYGLVASQFGDVQDKLDIGVAVDDFVESYFGFRHSFLGVVAAVVVAFSVLFAFLFGISIKMFNFQKR, from the exons atggcttcactGGATGCCGGTGATGCATTCAGAGCCGGGAGTTTGCGGCGGAACAATTCGATTTGGAGGAGCCGAGACGACATCTTTTCACGGTCTTCgcaggaagaagatgatgaggCGGCCCTGAAGTGGGCTGCTCTCGAGAAACTGCCGACCTACGACCGACTGAGGAGGGGCATACTGACTCTAACCGAGGGAGAGCACAAAGAAATCGACATCCAGAGCCTTGGGGTGCAGGAGAGGAAGACATTGCTGGAGAGACTCGTTAGAGTTGCAGAGAAGGACAACGAAAAGTTCTTGTTGAAGCTAAGGGATCGCATCGACAG AGTTGGAATTGAACTTCCTACCATTGAGGTGCGTTATGAGAACCTCAACATCCAAGCAGAGATTCATGTGGGCAACAGAGGATTGCCGACGATCTGGAATTCCACCATAAACGTACTCGAG GCTCTTGCCAATAAATTCCACATATTACCAAGCAGGAAGAGATCATTGCCGATCCTTCATGATGCCAGTGGAATCATCAAGCCTCGCAG GATGACTTTGCTCTTAGGTCCCCCGGGCTCAGGAAAGACCACATTGTTGTTGGCCTTAGCTGGAAAGCTGGATTCGGATCTGAAG GTTTCAGGGAGAGTAACTTACAATGGTCATGGAATGGATGAGTTTGTTCCTCAAAGAACAGCTGCTTATATCGGTCAACATGATCTTCATATAGGTGAGATGACAGTTCGTGAAACCTTAGCTTTCTCTGCAAGGTGTCAGGGAGTAGGAGCTCGTTACG AAATGTTAGCCGAGCTATCAAGAAGGGAGAAGGAAGCTAATATCATGCCAGATCCTGATATCGACGTTTTCATGAAG GCAGCTACCACCGGCGGACAAGAAACCTCTGTTGTCACAGACTATATGTTGAAG ATCTTAGGATTGGAAATCTGTGCTGACACTATGGTGGGAGATGAAATGCGGAGAGGTATCTCTGGTGGCCAAAGGAAGCGTGTCACGACAG CCGAGATGCTTGTCGGACCTGCAAGAGCTCTGTTCATGGATGAGATATCAACTGGTCTGGACAGCTCCACAACTTTCCAGATAGTCAACTCACTCAGGCAGTCCACTCACACTCTTAGCGGGACAGCTCTTATTTCCTTGCTCCAGCCTGCTCCGGAGACATACGAACTTTTCGACGACATTATTCTTCTCTCTGATGGACAAATTGTGTATCAAGGTCCCCGTGAACATGTGCTCGAGTTCTTCGAGTCCATGGGCTTCAAATGCCCGGAAAGGAAGGGTGTTGCAGACTTCTTACAGGAG GTGACGTCGAGGAAAGACCAGCAGCAGTATTGGGCACGCCCTGAGGAACATTACCGGTATGTGCCTGTCAGGGAATTTGCAGAGGCCTTTCAGTCTTTCCATGTTGGTCGGGCTATAGGAAATGAGCTTTCCATCCCCTATGACAAGAGCAAGAGCCACCCTGCTGCCCTAACAACATCACAATATGGCGCTTGCAAGATGGAGCTTTTGAAAGCCAACCTTGCAAGAGAACTATTACTGATGAAGCGAAATTCATTTGTCTACGTCTTCCAAGCAACTCGG GTGGTAATCATGGCCCTCATCACAATGACAACGTTCCTGCGCACGGAGATGCATCATGGCTCGGTAGCTGATGGGGGAATCTATTTGGGCGCACTTTTTTATGGATTAGTCACGATCATGTTTAATGGGTTCGCGGAGCTTGCTATGACCATTCTGAAGCTTCCTGTCTTCTTCAGGCAAAGAGATTTGCTCTTTTATCCTGCATGGTCTTATACACTTCCAACATGGATTTTGAAGATTCCGATTACATTTATAGAAGTTGGAATCTGGGTGTTCGCAACTTACTATGTTATCGGCTTCGATCCAAATGTAGGAAG GCTGTTTAAGCAGTATTTACTGCTCTTAGCGATCAATCAAATGGCATCGGGACTTTTCCGGTTCATTGCCGCACTGAGTAGGAATATGATCGTTGCAAATACCTTTGGAGCCTTTGCGGTGCTTGTTCTTATGCTTCTTGGTGGGTTCATCCTGTCGAGAG AGAATGTGGAGAAATGGTGGATATGGGGTTATTGGATCTCGCCCATGATGTACGCACAGAATGCAATATCGGTGAATGAATTTTTAGGAAAAAGTTGGAGCCAT ATTCTTCCTGAATCAAAAGAGTCACTAGGAGTTACCATCTTAAAGTCTCGTGGGATCTTTCCTGAGGCAAAATGGTACTGGATTGGTTTTGGTGCCTTGGTTGGATACATGTTTCTATTCAATGCTCTTTGCACTGTGGTTCTCACCTACATCAAAC CATTTGGGAAAGCTCAACCAGGGATACCTGaagagacattaaaagaaaagcatGCAAATTTAACTGGTGAAGTATTAGAACCATCATCCACATCCAAAAGTAA gagcaGGACCTCATCAAGATCCAGAAATGAAGTTCTTAATTCAAATCAGAACAAGAAAGGAATGGTCCTTCCATTTGTACCACTTTCTATGACCTTTGAAAATATAAGATACTACGTGGACATGCCACAG GAAATGAAAGCAGGAGGTGCGACAGAAGACCGATTGGAACTCCTGAAGGGGGTGAGCGGGTCTTTCAGGCCAGGAGTGCTCACAGCTCTAATGGGTGTTAGTGGAGCCGGTAAGACAACACTGATGGATGTGTTGGCTGGAAGAAAAACAGGTGGATATATAGAGGGAAACATTACCATAGCCGGCTACCCGAAGAAGCAAAAAACATTCGCTCGTGAATCAGGATACTGTGAACAAAATGATATCCACTCTCCACAGGTGACAGTCTACGAGTCTCTTGTATTCTCTGCATGGCTACGATTGCCTGCTGAGGTTTATTCTACAACAAAAAAG ATGTTCATTGAAGAGGTCATGGAGCTCGTAGAGCTGACACCATTAAGAGATGCACTGGTTGGATTACCTGGAGTTAATGGGCTATCGACTGAGCAACGGAAGAGGCTGACGATTGCTGTGGAGCTTGTTGCTAATCCTTCTATAATTTTTATGGACGAACCAACCACCGGACTTGATGCACGGGCTGCAGCAATTGTTATGAGGACTGTGAGGAACACGGTGGACACTGGGAGGACAGTTGTGTGCACCATTCACCAACCTAGCATCGACATATTTGAAGCCTTTGATGAG CTATTCTTGATGAAgcagggaggagaagagatatATGTAGGCCCACTGGGGCAACATTCTTGTCATCTTATTAATTATTTTGAG GGAATTGAAGGTGTCAGTAAGATAAAAGATGGCTATAATCCTGCCACATGGATGCTGGAAATGACTACATTGGTTCAAGAAGAGATGCTAGGGGTTAATTTCCGTGAAGTATACAAAAATTCCAAACTGCATCA GAGGAACAAGAATTTGATAAAGGAACTGAGTACACCATCTCCTGGTTCAAGTGATCTTTACTTCCCAACTCGGTATTCGCAGTCCTTCTTCACACAATGTATGGCCAACCTATGGAAACAGCACTCGTCATATTGGAGAAATCCTTCATACACTGCAGTAAGGCTTGTCTTCACGACAACTATAGCCTTACTATTCGGGACTATTTTCTGGAACCTTGGCACCAAAAG GAGTACGCAACAGGATTTGTTTAATGCAATGGGCTCCATGTATGCTGCTGTTCTGTTCATTGGAGTACAGAATGGTTCATCTGTTCAGCCAGTTGTGGCTGTTGAACGAACTGTATTCTATAGAGAGAGAGCAGCCGGAATGTATTCAGCCTTGCCATATGCATTTGGACAA GTTGCAATCGAAATTCCATACATCTTCATCCAGACTTTGATATATGCTGTCATAGTATATGCAATGATTGGGTTTGAATGGACTGCAGCTAAGTTCTTCTGGTATGTGTTCTTCATGTACTTCACATTACTTTACTTCACATTTTACGGAATGATGGCAGTAGGCTTGACACCCAACCACAACATTGCCGCAATAGTTTCCTCTGCCTTCTACGTACTATGGAATCTTTTCTCTGGGTTTATTATTCCACGACCT AGGATTCCTGTTTGGTGGAGATGGTATTATTGGGCATGCCCTGTTTCATGGACCTTGTATGGTTTGGTTGCTTCTCAGTTTGGAGATGTACAGGATAAGCTCGACATCGGTGTGGCTGTTGATGATTTTGTCGAAAGCTACTTTGGATTCAGACACAGCTTTTTGGGAGTGGTAGCAGCAGTGGTTGTCGCATTCTCCGTGCTATTTGCTTTCCTATTCGGGATCTCAATAAAAATGTTTAATTTTCagaaaagatga
- the LOC103696114 gene encoding pleiotropic drug resistance protein 1-like isoform X1 — MASLDAGDAFRAGSLRRNNSIWRSRDDIFSRSSQEEDDEAALKWAALEKLPTYDRLRRGILTLTEGEHKEIDIQSLGVQERKTLLERLVRVAEKDNEKFLLKLRDRIDRVGIELPTIEVRYENLNIQAEIHVGNRGLPTIWNSTINVLEALANKFHILPSRKRSLPILHDASGIIKPRRMTLLLGPPGSGKTTLLLALAGKLDSDLKVSGRVTYNGHGMDEFVPQRTAAYIGQHDLHIGEMTVRETLAFSARCQGVGARYEMLAELSRREKEANIMPDPDIDVFMKAATTGGQETSVVTDYMLKILGLEICADTMVGDEMRRGISGGQRKRVTTAEMLVGPARALFMDEISTGLDSSTTFQIVNSLRQSTHTLSGTALISLLQPAPETYELFDDIILLSDGQIVYQGPREHVLEFFESMGFKCPERKGVADFLQEVTSRKDQQQYWARPEEHYRYVPVREFAEAFQSFHVGRAIGNELSIPYDKSKSHPAALTTSQYGACKMELLKANLARELLLMKRNSFVYVFQATRVVIMALITMTTFLRTEMHHGSVADGGIYLGALFYGLVTIMFNGFAELAMTILKLPVFFRQRDLLFYPAWSYTLPTWILKIPITFIEVGIWVFATYYVIGFDPNVGRLFKQYLLLLAINQMASGLFRFIAALSRNMIVANTFGAFAVLVLMLLGGFILSRENVEKWWIWGYWISPMMYAQNAISVNEFLGKSWSHILPESKESLGVTILKSRGIFPEAKWYWIGFGALVGYMFLFNALCTVVLTYIKPFGKAQPGIPEETLKEKHANLTGEVLEPSSTSKSKSKTADKIRRSRTSSRSRNEVLNSNQNKKGMVLPFVPLSMTFENIRYYVDMPQEMKAGGATEDRLELLKGVSGSFRPGVLTALMGVSGAGKTTLMDVLAGRKTGGYIEGNITIAGYPKKQKTFARESGYCEQNDIHSPQVTVYESLVFSAWLRLPAEVYSTTKKMFIEEVMELVELTPLRDALVGLPGVNGLSTEQRKRLTIAVELVANPSIIFMDEPTTGLDARAAAIVMRTVRNTVDTGRTVVCTIHQPSIDIFEAFDELFLMKQGGEEIYVGPLGQHSCHLINYFEGIEGVSKIKDGYNPATWMLEMTTLVQEEMLGVNFREVYKNSKLHQRNKNLIKELSTPSPGSSDLYFPTRYSQSFFTQCMANLWKQHSSYWRNPSYTAVRLVFTTTIALLFGTIFWNLGTKRSTQQDLFNAMGSMYAAVLFIGVQNGSSVQPVVAVERTVFYRERAAGMYSALPYAFGQVAIEIPYIFIQTLIYAVIVYAMIGFEWTAAKFFWYVFFMYFTLLYFTFYGMMAVGLTPNHNIAAIVSSAFYVLWNLFSGFIIPRPRIPVWWRWYYWACPVSWTLYGLVASQFGDVQDKLDIGVAVDDFVESYFGFRHSFLGVVAAVVVAFSVLFAFLFGISIKMFNFQKR, encoded by the exons atggcttcactGGATGCCGGTGATGCATTCAGAGCCGGGAGTTTGCGGCGGAACAATTCGATTTGGAGGAGCCGAGACGACATCTTTTCACGGTCTTCgcaggaagaagatgatgaggCGGCCCTGAAGTGGGCTGCTCTCGAGAAACTGCCGACCTACGACCGACTGAGGAGGGGCATACTGACTCTAACCGAGGGAGAGCACAAAGAAATCGACATCCAGAGCCTTGGGGTGCAGGAGAGGAAGACATTGCTGGAGAGACTCGTTAGAGTTGCAGAGAAGGACAACGAAAAGTTCTTGTTGAAGCTAAGGGATCGCATCGACAG AGTTGGAATTGAACTTCCTACCATTGAGGTGCGTTATGAGAACCTCAACATCCAAGCAGAGATTCATGTGGGCAACAGAGGATTGCCGACGATCTGGAATTCCACCATAAACGTACTCGAG GCTCTTGCCAATAAATTCCACATATTACCAAGCAGGAAGAGATCATTGCCGATCCTTCATGATGCCAGTGGAATCATCAAGCCTCGCAG GATGACTTTGCTCTTAGGTCCCCCGGGCTCAGGAAAGACCACATTGTTGTTGGCCTTAGCTGGAAAGCTGGATTCGGATCTGAAG GTTTCAGGGAGAGTAACTTACAATGGTCATGGAATGGATGAGTTTGTTCCTCAAAGAACAGCTGCTTATATCGGTCAACATGATCTTCATATAGGTGAGATGACAGTTCGTGAAACCTTAGCTTTCTCTGCAAGGTGTCAGGGAGTAGGAGCTCGTTACG AAATGTTAGCCGAGCTATCAAGAAGGGAGAAGGAAGCTAATATCATGCCAGATCCTGATATCGACGTTTTCATGAAG GCAGCTACCACCGGCGGACAAGAAACCTCTGTTGTCACAGACTATATGTTGAAG ATCTTAGGATTGGAAATCTGTGCTGACACTATGGTGGGAGATGAAATGCGGAGAGGTATCTCTGGTGGCCAAAGGAAGCGTGTCACGACAG CCGAGATGCTTGTCGGACCTGCAAGAGCTCTGTTCATGGATGAGATATCAACTGGTCTGGACAGCTCCACAACTTTCCAGATAGTCAACTCACTCAGGCAGTCCACTCACACTCTTAGCGGGACAGCTCTTATTTCCTTGCTCCAGCCTGCTCCGGAGACATACGAACTTTTCGACGACATTATTCTTCTCTCTGATGGACAAATTGTGTATCAAGGTCCCCGTGAACATGTGCTCGAGTTCTTCGAGTCCATGGGCTTCAAATGCCCGGAAAGGAAGGGTGTTGCAGACTTCTTACAGGAG GTGACGTCGAGGAAAGACCAGCAGCAGTATTGGGCACGCCCTGAGGAACATTACCGGTATGTGCCTGTCAGGGAATTTGCAGAGGCCTTTCAGTCTTTCCATGTTGGTCGGGCTATAGGAAATGAGCTTTCCATCCCCTATGACAAGAGCAAGAGCCACCCTGCTGCCCTAACAACATCACAATATGGCGCTTGCAAGATGGAGCTTTTGAAAGCCAACCTTGCAAGAGAACTATTACTGATGAAGCGAAATTCATTTGTCTACGTCTTCCAAGCAACTCGG GTGGTAATCATGGCCCTCATCACAATGACAACGTTCCTGCGCACGGAGATGCATCATGGCTCGGTAGCTGATGGGGGAATCTATTTGGGCGCACTTTTTTATGGATTAGTCACGATCATGTTTAATGGGTTCGCGGAGCTTGCTATGACCATTCTGAAGCTTCCTGTCTTCTTCAGGCAAAGAGATTTGCTCTTTTATCCTGCATGGTCTTATACACTTCCAACATGGATTTTGAAGATTCCGATTACATTTATAGAAGTTGGAATCTGGGTGTTCGCAACTTACTATGTTATCGGCTTCGATCCAAATGTAGGAAG GCTGTTTAAGCAGTATTTACTGCTCTTAGCGATCAATCAAATGGCATCGGGACTTTTCCGGTTCATTGCCGCACTGAGTAGGAATATGATCGTTGCAAATACCTTTGGAGCCTTTGCGGTGCTTGTTCTTATGCTTCTTGGTGGGTTCATCCTGTCGAGAG AGAATGTGGAGAAATGGTGGATATGGGGTTATTGGATCTCGCCCATGATGTACGCACAGAATGCAATATCGGTGAATGAATTTTTAGGAAAAAGTTGGAGCCAT ATTCTTCCTGAATCAAAAGAGTCACTAGGAGTTACCATCTTAAAGTCTCGTGGGATCTTTCCTGAGGCAAAATGGTACTGGATTGGTTTTGGTGCCTTGGTTGGATACATGTTTCTATTCAATGCTCTTTGCACTGTGGTTCTCACCTACATCAAAC CATTTGGGAAAGCTCAACCAGGGATACCTGaagagacattaaaagaaaagcatGCAAATTTAACTGGTGAAGTATTAGAACCATCATCCACATCCAAAAGTAAGTCTA AAACTGCCgataagattaggaggagcaGGACCTCATCAAGATCCAGAAATGAAGTTCTTAATTCAAATCAGAACAAGAAAGGAATGGTCCTTCCATTTGTACCACTTTCTATGACCTTTGAAAATATAAGATACTACGTGGACATGCCACAG GAAATGAAAGCAGGAGGTGCGACAGAAGACCGATTGGAACTCCTGAAGGGGGTGAGCGGGTCTTTCAGGCCAGGAGTGCTCACAGCTCTAATGGGTGTTAGTGGAGCCGGTAAGACAACACTGATGGATGTGTTGGCTGGAAGAAAAACAGGTGGATATATAGAGGGAAACATTACCATAGCCGGCTACCCGAAGAAGCAAAAAACATTCGCTCGTGAATCAGGATACTGTGAACAAAATGATATCCACTCTCCACAGGTGACAGTCTACGAGTCTCTTGTATTCTCTGCATGGCTACGATTGCCTGCTGAGGTTTATTCTACAACAAAAAAG ATGTTCATTGAAGAGGTCATGGAGCTCGTAGAGCTGACACCATTAAGAGATGCACTGGTTGGATTACCTGGAGTTAATGGGCTATCGACTGAGCAACGGAAGAGGCTGACGATTGCTGTGGAGCTTGTTGCTAATCCTTCTATAATTTTTATGGACGAACCAACCACCGGACTTGATGCACGGGCTGCAGCAATTGTTATGAGGACTGTGAGGAACACGGTGGACACTGGGAGGACAGTTGTGTGCACCATTCACCAACCTAGCATCGACATATTTGAAGCCTTTGATGAG CTATTCTTGATGAAgcagggaggagaagagatatATGTAGGCCCACTGGGGCAACATTCTTGTCATCTTATTAATTATTTTGAG GGAATTGAAGGTGTCAGTAAGATAAAAGATGGCTATAATCCTGCCACATGGATGCTGGAAATGACTACATTGGTTCAAGAAGAGATGCTAGGGGTTAATTTCCGTGAAGTATACAAAAATTCCAAACTGCATCA GAGGAACAAGAATTTGATAAAGGAACTGAGTACACCATCTCCTGGTTCAAGTGATCTTTACTTCCCAACTCGGTATTCGCAGTCCTTCTTCACACAATGTATGGCCAACCTATGGAAACAGCACTCGTCATATTGGAGAAATCCTTCATACACTGCAGTAAGGCTTGTCTTCACGACAACTATAGCCTTACTATTCGGGACTATTTTCTGGAACCTTGGCACCAAAAG GAGTACGCAACAGGATTTGTTTAATGCAATGGGCTCCATGTATGCTGCTGTTCTGTTCATTGGAGTACAGAATGGTTCATCTGTTCAGCCAGTTGTGGCTGTTGAACGAACTGTATTCTATAGAGAGAGAGCAGCCGGAATGTATTCAGCCTTGCCATATGCATTTGGACAA GTTGCAATCGAAATTCCATACATCTTCATCCAGACTTTGATATATGCTGTCATAGTATATGCAATGATTGGGTTTGAATGGACTGCAGCTAAGTTCTTCTGGTATGTGTTCTTCATGTACTTCACATTACTTTACTTCACATTTTACGGAATGATGGCAGTAGGCTTGACACCCAACCACAACATTGCCGCAATAGTTTCCTCTGCCTTCTACGTACTATGGAATCTTTTCTCTGGGTTTATTATTCCACGACCT AGGATTCCTGTTTGGTGGAGATGGTATTATTGGGCATGCCCTGTTTCATGGACCTTGTATGGTTTGGTTGCTTCTCAGTTTGGAGATGTACAGGATAAGCTCGACATCGGTGTGGCTGTTGATGATTTTGTCGAAAGCTACTTTGGATTCAGACACAGCTTTTTGGGAGTGGTAGCAGCAGTGGTTGTCGCATTCTCCGTGCTATTTGCTTTCCTATTCGGGATCTCAATAAAAATGTTTAATTTTCagaaaagatga